The following are encoded together in the Anopheles nili chromosome 3, idAnoNiliSN_F5_01, whole genome shotgun sequence genome:
- the LOC128723822 gene encoding protein artichoke-like, which yields MESKVIFQCEYATQKQLIVVTNSSLAEVPKKLFDTFSNANNVTLSGCGIKHINRYCLDQASRLQTLNLSSNFLEELPGFAFSGANSLRTLDLAWNNISIIDPTAFNTLTELVVLNLSGNRLRQLDGNVFAKLKALNKIFLGSNELQVIERDLFRNNARLEIILLHQNLISIVEEGAFATNRTTQPTALLELISLNYNNITMLNLENVKVKRLWVSNNTLERVYLSRWIETMYADNNRISSIQIDSPVEMQLRTLGLRNNSITSFDTIGQLASLKELDLTDNTLGPLSLTSLAKLSNLERLVLERTFISNLQHGTFSQQTKLTYLDLSYNNLDRFDLDILISSTELRQLFLDGNRLKALEFEHLKRIFPSLVNVGLTDNNFNCSYLSKIIRHCNENAIVLFQPSDSSNVLDRTNVKGMYCYDDKNPLRNLNGTVHQLTHHLLNDSFDDLQAMLQSVLDDVRRFSENHASASNKTSQLESTVNDLTQNQFILQKDLNSLRQSLFEVRLALLSNRTNGSTTVGNDELRRMIETANNLTLDKQELSAKTLEFKIYEQSFKVDKALELARENAERLTMLGKRVEQWIGNIVGSGGPGLFAQPSNERQHSGGYDSTARDNGNGLIVAVLVMVCLVMVVLVYALFRANRRSLDIVRKRYTHRDSSMTTMVENDI from the coding sequence ATGGAATCAAAAGTCATTTTTCAGTGTGAATATGCAACCCAAAAGCAACTAATAGTAGTTACAAACTCTTCACTAGCTGAAGTACCCAAAAAGTTATTTGATACCTTCTCGAATGCGAATAATGTGACGTTGTCCGGTTGTGGCATCAAACACATCAACCGTTACTGCCTTGATCAAGCAAGTAGACTGCAGACCTTGAATTTGTCGTCGAATTTTCTTGAAGAGCTTCCCGGGTTCGCCTTTTCCGGGGCGAATTCGCTGAGGACACTCGACTTGGCATGGAACAACATTAGCATCATCGATCCCACGGCCTTCAACACGCTAACCGAACTGGTCGTACTGAACCTTTCCGGAAACAGGCTCCGTCAGCTGGATGGTAACGTGTTTGCCAAGCTGAAAGCATTGAACAAAATCTTTTTGGGTAGCAACGAGCTGCAGGTGATAGAGAGGGACCTGTTCAGAAACAATGCGCGGCTGGAGATCATTCTGCTGCATCAAAACCTCATCAGCATCGTCGAAGAGGGTGCCTTCGCGACGAATAGAACGACTCAGCCAACCGCTTTGCTGGAACTTATTTCGCTAAATTATAACAACATCACCATGCTGAACTTGGAGAACGTGAAAGTAAAGAGACTGTGGGTAAGCAACAACACGCTGGAGCGCGTCTACCTATCGCGCTGGATCGAGACGATGTATGCGGACAACAATCGCATTTCCAGCATCCAGATAGATAGCCCGGTAGAGATGCAGCTGCGCACACTCGGACTGCGGAACAACTCCATTACGAGTTTCGATACGATCGGTCAGCTGGCATCGCTGAAGGAACTGGATCTAACGGACAACACGCTCGGACCGCTGAGCCTCACAAGCCTTGCTAAGCTTAGCAATCTCGAACGGCTCGTGTTAGAGCGGACGTTCATCTCAAACCTGCAACACGGTACCTTCTCACAGCAAACCAAACTCACGTACTTAGATTTGTCCTACAACAatctcgatcggttcgatctcGACATCCTGATTTCGTCCACGGAGCTGCGACAGCTCTTTCTGGATGGTAACCGACTGAAGGCGCTCGAGTTCGAGCACCTCAAGCGGATCTTTCCGTCGTTAGTGAATGTTGGGCTGACAGACAACAACTTCAACTGCTCCTACCTTTCAAAGATCATACGGCACTGCAACGAGAATGCGATCGTCCTGTTCCAACCGTCGGACTCGTCGAACGTGCTAGATCGAACGAACGTGAAGGGTATGTACTGTTACGATGACAAGAACCCACTTCGCAACTTGAACGGTACGGTACACCAGCTGACACATCACCTGCTAAACGACTCCTTCGACGATCTGCAGGCTATGCTGCAGAGCGTCCTCGATGATGTCCGTCGGTTCAGTGAAAACCACGCATCGGCTAGCAACAAAACTAGCCAGCTCGAAAGCACGGTGAACGATCTTACGCAGAATCAGTTCATCCTGCAGAAGGACCTCAACTCATTGCGGCAGTCGTTGTTCGAGGTGCGCCTTGCGCTGCTATCCAACCGCACCAACGGAAGTACCACCGTCGGGAACGACGAGCTCCGGCGTATGATCGAGACGGCGAACAATCTGACGCTCGACAAGCAGGAGCTGAGCGCCAAAACGCTCGAGTTCAAGATCTACGAGCAGTCGTTTAAGGTAGATAAGGCGCTCGAGCTTGCTCGCGAAAATGCGGAACGGCTGACGATGCTTGGCAAGCGTGTCGAGCAGTGGATTGGCAACATCGTTGGATCTGGAGGTCCCGGTTTGTTCGCACAACCCTCAAACGAGCGGCAGCACTCGGGTGGATATGATAGCACGGCTCGGGATAACGGCAACGGACTGATCGTAgcggtgctggtgatggtgtgcTTGGTGATGGTTGTTTTGGTCTACGCGTTGTTCAGAGCCAACCGTCGATCGTTGGACATCGTGCGCAAGCGTTACACTCATCGGGATAGTAGCATGACGACGATGGTCGAAAATGATATATGA
- the LOC128723821 gene encoding putative gustatory receptor 2a, which translates to MRLQTALVPLYVVAKVCCLNAFTYLPLQLDVLRAKRFSDGVQRTGRMLAFSTVGVLHAIGCCLAYATYHVVSSLGQSSKLTDSNLVRVAIDLKNQYIGCILVLGLVAAFLFRQPSFDALFRTLVRVDKALPVMVQVSGQQADGSTLINNAAWLRNVLLMLVFGVGVKAVLEVSNCLMYIRDSGSPFSSNCLLLCIVPQTLCVVSEVQFVAYTMLIGDRLQLINRWLVRLQPSLACGNANTHASLRHVVRIHRELTNAIRLLDRCFGLQNVILVLYQFVTLVELGYNICMMIVRYAEAEVQQGDSTEDLLETAYWVVWFVLEIFVLCYFSHATIAEAEETAHLLAFPTSYDWSHRGAFHVVSQEQLVFVNRRTCLTGGGGLFPVDLTLLHAIIGATTTYLIILIQFDQSFNGN; encoded by the exons ATGAGGCTACAGACTGCGCTGGTCCCACTGTACGTCGTAGCGAAGGTGTGCTGTCTCAACGCCTTCACTTATCTCCCGCTGCAGCTCGATGTCTTGCGGGCCAAACGTTTTTCTGATGGCGTTCAACGTACCGGCCGAATGTTGGCGTTCTCCACCGTTGGCGTCCTCCACGCGATCGGGTGTTGTCTGGCGTATGCCACTTACCACGTCGTATCCTCGTTGGGACAATCGAGCAAACTAACCGACTCAAATTTAGTGCGAGTGGCGATCGACTTGAAGAATCAATACATCGGTTGCATCCTCGTGCTGGGTCTCGTGGCCGCTTTTCTATTTCGTCAGCCATCCTTCGACGCACTGTTCAGGACGCTGGTGCGAGTGGACAAAGCGCTACCGGTGATGGTTCAGGTGTCTGGGCAGCAAGCTGATGGCTCTACTTTGATCAACAACGCCGCATGGCTGAG GAACGTCTTGCTGATGCTGGTATTTGGAGTTGGCGTGAAGGCGGTCCTCGAAGTCAGCAATTGCCTCATGTACATCCGCGATAGTGGTTCACCATTCAGCTCGAACTGCTTGCTGCTTTGTATCGTTCCCCAGACGTTGTGTGTCGTGAGCGAGGTGCAGTTCGTGGCGTACACGATGCTGATCGGTGATCGGTTGCAGCTGATCAACCGATGGTTGGTACGGTTGCAACCGTCACTTGCATGTGGCAACGCAAACACCCATGCATCTCTGCGCCATGTCGTGCGCATTCACCGTGAGCTGACGAACGCAATTCGACTTCTCGATCGGTGTTTTGGTCTGCAGAACGTGATTCTGGTTCTCTACCAGTTTGTGACGCTCGTCGAACTGGGCTACAACATCTGTATGATGATCGTGCG TTACGCTGAAGCTGAGGTTCAGCAAGGTGACTCCACGGAGGACTTGTTGGAAACCGCCTATTGGGTCGTTTGGTTCGTGCTGGAAATATTCGTTCTGTGCTACTTTAGCCACGCAACCATTGCCGAG GCTGAAGAAACCGCTCATTTGCTGGCGTTTCCCACGAGCTATGATTGGAGCCATCGTGGAGCGTTTCACGTG GTTTCCCAAGAGCAGCTGGTATTTGTGAATCGCAGAACGTGcctcaccggtggtggtgggctgTTTCCGGTGGATCTAACGCTACTTCACGCG ATCATCGGAGCCACCACCACGTATCTGATCATATTGATTCAGTTTGACCAATCGTTCAACGGCAATTAA
- the LOC128723820 gene encoding gustatory receptor for bitter taste 66a-like produces the protein MVTSSRRQFLRCFRPLHALSGLFGLWPFVVDGTKPHLARWSILYALAIVTGYSVFHLYINYSDSYGVAAGDSSPTDEPQSAEVNFVSMIIDIYNRYSGLVLFWLLHGLALASRQPFAAIVTGVLVIDEQIARRLCLTPDHPRWCRFVCLQVAFTFLAIGFSEWYNCIMYMSDFIPASEYCIFQCYITMLTSSTVEIQYMGFVSLIKNRLQLINELLVELTEYGTEEEQSRFDRFRPVSLSTTEFLGEISSAHSQQPLAARPSDNPRTRARPLTEDPNRDGPSIPRGDWQWHKIMRQQQHKIITVNQAPPPRPQQIRAHDQAHTPTGKGDGTGVDGVVPGQFPLLVASLMHSQSKACEHIRMKIINDIKNVYTHLHLLSLNINKAYGAQLIFILMTLFVTLTTLLYYCTMKLFRMLWLGQRASYSDLITTFWKVFSTLSWACISTFRILRICSVCNSAKNEAQKIGSLVHGLGWKTHCTDTRSLVRILSLQLQQQRIEFTAGGLFTIDHGLMFNIVGSLATYLLILIQFDIAQNGAKWKSDPAPSTDSLLARELQ, from the exons ATGGTGACATCCTCGCGGCGTCAGTTCCTTCGGTGTTTTCGACCGCTGCATGCCCTCTCGGGGCTGTTTGGTTTGTGGCCGTTTGTGGTGGATGGAACCAAACCACATCTAGCCCGCTGGAGCATCCTGTACGCGTTGGCCATCGTCACCGGCTACAGTGTGTTTCATCTGTACATCAACTACTCGGATTCCTACGGCGTCGCGGCAGGTGATTCCAGTCCCACCGACGAACCACAGTCAGCGGAAGTGAACTTTGTATCAATGATCATCGACATCTACAACCGGTACTCGGGGCTGGTGCTGTTCTGGTTGCTGCACGGCCTTGCATTGGCCAGCCGTCAACCGTTCGCAGCCATCGTGACTGGTGTGCTTGTGATTGATGAGCAAATAGCCCGCCGGCTGTGCCTTACGCCGGACCATCCGCGCTGGTGCAG ATTCGTTTGTCTGCAAGTGGCCTTCACCTTCCTCGCCATCGGTTTCTCCGAGTGGTACAACTGCATCATGTACATGAGCGACTTCATCCCGGCGTCCGAGTACTGCATCTTCCAGTGCTACATAACGATGCTGACCAGCTCGACGGTCGAGATCCAGTACATGGGCTTTGTGAGCTTGATTAAAAATCGCCTCCAGCTGATCAACGAGCTGCTGGTCGAGCTGACCGAGTACGGAACCGAGGAAGAGCAATCCCGCTTCGACCGCTTCCGACCGGTCAGCCTATCGACGACGGAGTTTCTGGGTGAAATCAGTTCCGCGCACTCCCAGCAACCGCTCGCAGCACGTCCAAGCGATAATCCTCGCACAAGGGCTCGCCCGTTGACGGAAGACCCCAACCGAGATGGCCCATCAATCCCCCGGGGCGATTGGCAGTGGCATAAAATCAtgcggcaacagcagcataaaataattacggtcaaccaggcgcctccaccaagGCCACAGCAGATTCGGGCGCACGATCAAGCCCACACGCCCACCGGAAAGGGTGACGGTACCGGGGTCGATGGAGTGGTGCCGGGCCAATTTCCGCTGCTCGTCGCCAGCCTGATGCATTCACAATCGAAAGCGTGCGAGCACATCagaatgaaaataattaatgacataaaaaatgtatacaCACATTTGCATTTATTATCGCTGAATATTAATAAAGCGTACGGGGCGCAGTTGATTTTCATTCTGATGACGCTGTTCGTAACGCTCACCACGCTGCTCTACTACTGCACCATGAAGCTATTTCG GATGCTCTGGTTGGGCCAGCGGGCATCGTACAGCGATTTGATTACGACCTTCTGGAAGGTCTTCAGCACGCTCTCGTGGGCCTGCATTTCGACGTTCCGCATCCTGCGCATCTGCAGCGTGTGTAATTCGGCAAAAAACGAG GCACAAAAAATCGGCAGCCTGGTGCACGGGCTGGGTTGGAAAACGCACTGCACCGACACGAGATCGTTG GTGCGGATCCTTtcgttgcagctgcagcagcagcggatcGAATTCACCGCCGGTGGCCTATTCACCATCGATCATGGGCTAATGTTTAAT ATCGTCGGGTCGCTCGCGACGTACCTTCTGATATTGATACAATTCGATATAGCGCAGAACGGAGCGAAGTGGAAGTCAGATCCGGCACCCTCGACGGACAGTTTGCTTGCACGAGAACTTCAGTAG